From the Leptospira sp. WS60.C2 genome, one window contains:
- a CDS encoding PP2C family protein-serine/threonine phosphatase: protein MNKSKIKTTNSLRFKIGLFYSLLAFLNIIFFTVMIFENQSDLLLKNFQFQSENLANTVLTDIQTIGLTGERDESFEVFRKTLKLYEISKFTIFDANGTLIQAEPESDSQSKTIPESLVKKTKEVSSDKEGNLFKARYSLDLNESDFTVDFLLPIRLSDGKEVFLFTHFNISSIQDRLKQLYIQVGYAVIWGVVFHIIFAILVYRAIFKRVGDLEIASKEMATGNLESRVNWKFKSDDELDSLGKSFNQMAEEIQNKVTTITRLNKEINQELQIGKEVQELFLPSVKKFKKFNIGKLYRPMREVSGDLYQYFQVPEQNFYGFFLADASGHGVSAALVTVVMAMSLQSIMKENPAPIQAINSLGEVIANRLQASFFATGVFVVFDEPGFVKFVNAGHNAPFIIRPSTKEVRFIDSSGPPLGMGDDIQYSLESFPVEPGDKIILYTDGVVETPIKEGGLFGLERFTEVVLENIHLTNAEIVEKAMALLDEKHEEYKDDVTMLVLDVPE from the coding sequence GTGAACAAAAGCAAAATCAAAACGACCAATTCCTTACGCTTTAAGATTGGACTCTTTTATTCCCTCTTAGCCTTCTTAAATATTATCTTTTTTACGGTGATGATTTTTGAGAATCAATCTGACTTACTACTCAAAAACTTTCAGTTCCAATCGGAAAATCTAGCAAATACGGTTCTCACTGACATCCAAACCATCGGGCTTACGGGCGAGCGGGATGAGAGTTTTGAAGTCTTTCGGAAAACATTAAAACTCTACGAAATTTCGAAATTTACGATTTTCGATGCCAATGGAACTCTCATCCAAGCAGAGCCAGAATCTGACTCGCAAAGTAAGACCATTCCTGAGTCGTTAGTTAAAAAAACAAAAGAGGTTTCTTCTGATAAAGAAGGAAACTTATTCAAAGCAAGATATAGCCTCGATTTAAATGAGTCCGATTTTACTGTAGATTTTCTTTTACCCATTCGACTTTCGGATGGAAAAGAAGTATTCTTATTCACTCATTTTAACATCTCTTCCATTCAAGATCGCTTGAAACAACTCTACATCCAAGTTGGGTATGCCGTGATTTGGGGTGTTGTGTTTCACATTATTTTTGCGATCCTAGTTTACCGTGCCATCTTCAAACGGGTTGGAGATTTAGAAATTGCCTCAAAAGAGATGGCCACAGGCAATTTGGAATCCAGAGTCAATTGGAAGTTTAAAAGTGATGATGAATTAGATAGTTTGGGAAAGTCATTTAACCAAATGGCAGAAGAGATTCAGAACAAGGTAACAACAATTACACGGCTAAACAAGGAAATCAACCAAGAGCTTCAGATAGGAAAAGAGGTTCAGGAATTGTTTTTACCTTCCGTTAAGAAGTTCAAAAAATTTAACATAGGTAAATTGTACCGTCCTATGCGAGAAGTATCTGGTGATTTATACCAATATTTCCAAGTTCCAGAACAAAACTTCTATGGTTTTTTTCTTGCGGATGCTTCGGGTCATGGAGTATCGGCTGCTCTAGTCACTGTTGTGATGGCGATGTCATTACAATCCATCATGAAAGAAAATCCAGCGCCAATCCAAGCAATCAATTCACTAGGGGAAGTGATTGCAAATCGTTTACAAGCTTCCTTTTTTGCTACTGGTGTTTTTGTGGTTTTTGATGAACCAGGGTTTGTGAAGTTTGTGAATGCTGGGCATAATGCTCCTTTTATCATTCGTCCATCCACAAAAGAAGTTCGTTTCATTGATAGTTCTGGTCCACCACTAGGTATGGGAGATGACATTCAGTATTCTCTTGAATCCTTTCCCGTGGAACCAGGAGATAAAATCATTTTGTATACAGATGGAGTTGTGGAAACACCAATTAAAGAAGGTGGCCTTTTTGGATTGGAACGATTTACAGAAGTTGTTTTGGAAAATATCCACCTAACCAATGCAGAAATCGTAGAAAAGGCAATGGCCTTACTTGATGAGAAACATGAAGAATATAAGGACGATGTCACCATGCTTGTCCTCGATGTGCCAGAATGA
- a CDS encoding PrsW family glutamic-type intramembrane protease yields MSFQISIPSLVICLINLCTLAFYYSFYRFHFYRFTEGFLQYTALAFSLFSAGIAIGLQAIFLQLVPSGGPLWNSFFLSSFVEEFAKLLGIYLFFSKNQDEFTVTDGIFYGLVLGGGFGLVENILYFINTGLWSQVLRSITALPIHMMNGGLLGALTMMFLFYKNPVFKWGNLFRGFFICVFFHGLYNLSLFQEIDLLIILPVCILALFFLLEITIAKSRILVPGHILTLMDMHLEEYEILSRHNRHEGWIQNVQKHISTSGIRLFQYPNLRHTILTIFFLIPGILSVYLLQDAPEWIAYKFPDLALQDYFALFVIYPMVLAMMFFFAGILNPYFFRDRMLSVPLFSSVDMHVGDKEENSAIFHINANLFYLPTSKNYESNTEVSFDMWIGLECFTGLKGKVLWSRENEEGNCGVMCELNSIPYTFLLKWNFFRFKQNLKNLFLRKVQI; encoded by the coding sequence ATGTCCTTTCAAATCTCCATTCCTAGTCTGGTCATTTGTCTCATCAATCTTTGTACGCTGGCATTCTATTATTCGTTCTATCGTTTTCATTTTTATCGATTTACAGAAGGATTTTTACAATACACGGCGCTTGCTTTTTCTTTGTTTAGTGCGGGAATTGCCATTGGTTTACAGGCAATTTTTTTACAACTGGTGCCAAGTGGTGGCCCACTTTGGAATTCATTCTTTCTCTCCTCCTTTGTGGAGGAATTTGCAAAACTCTTAGGTATCTATCTTTTCTTTAGTAAAAACCAGGATGAATTCACTGTTACCGATGGAATCTTTTATGGTTTGGTACTCGGTGGTGGGTTTGGCCTTGTTGAAAACATTTTATATTTTATCAACACGGGTCTTTGGTCACAAGTTTTACGATCGATCACGGCACTACCCATCCACATGATGAATGGCGGTCTTCTCGGTGCATTGACCATGATGTTTCTTTTTTATAAAAATCCTGTATTCAAATGGGGGAATTTATTTCGAGGATTTTTTATCTGTGTTTTTTTTCATGGACTTTATAATCTTTCTCTATTCCAAGAAATTGATCTTCTTATCATTTTACCTGTTTGTATTTTAGCTTTGTTCTTTCTATTGGAAATCACCATTGCCAAATCTAGGATTCTAGTTCCTGGTCATATCTTGACCTTAATGGATATGCATTTAGAAGAGTATGAAATCCTAAGCCGGCACAATCGTCATGAAGGTTGGATTCAAAACGTACAAAAACACATTTCCACATCTGGGATTCGCCTCTTCCAGTATCCAAACCTTCGTCATACGATACTTACCATTTTCTTTTTAATCCCCGGGATTCTTTCTGTTTATTTGCTACAGGATGCACCAGAATGGATTGCTTACAAATTCCCTGACCTTGCACTGCAGGATTATTTTGCATTATTTGTGATTTATCCGATGGTTCTAGCGATGATGTTTTTCTTTGCAGGCATTTTGAATCCCTATTTTTTTCGGGACCGTATGCTTTCTGTACCTCTCTTTAGTTCCGTGGATATGCATGTTGGAGATAAAGAAGAAAACTCTGCGATATTTCATATCAATGCTAATTTGTTTTATCTTCCAACTTCCAAAAACTATGAAAGCAATACGGAAGTCAGTTTTGATATGTGGATCGGTTTGGAATGTTTTACGGGTTTAAAAGGGAAAGTTCTTTGGAGCCGAGAAAACGAAGAAGGAAATTGTGGAGTTATGTGTGAACTCAATTCGATTCCATACACCTTCCTTCTAAAATGGAATTTCTTTCGCTTCAAACAAAACCTAAAAAACTTGTTTTTACGAAAAGTGCAGATCTAA